The window GGGTTTATTAAGCTCTAACGAAGAACGATTTGTTATGAGGAGATAATTTTCAAAGGCTGTTATTTGAAGCGCTAAGAGATTCCTTATGGATTCCTTATCACTCTGATACAACAACTCCAACCAACACAAGAGTTCGTTCCGACATATTAACACCTTACGCAGCATTTACCCTAGGTTTAGGATTTTTCTCGATCCTTATCGTGAAGCTGATTAAAGCAAGAAGTCCTACGCAAACGAAGAGGGGAAACCAGCTATTTGCAAATCGACCGGCCACCATAATCGCAATCATCACTAGTGTCGGCAGCAATGGCTCGCCGTAAGCCTTCCACCAGTTAAGGGAAAACTTTTCATAGTAATAAAATCCGATCATTGTCAGGGCGGATACGGCCCAGCCTCCGGTATATATCCAAACTGCGAGTACAGGACTGCTAGAAGCAACCATAGGTACAAAAATAACAACGAAAATCCCGGCGGCAATCATGACCCAGAAGGTGGATTTCGTTTTGCCAATACCCGCCATAATACTTCCCCCTAGACGGCCAACGGATGAGAAGAGGACGCCTAGCGCCATTAAGCGAATGTACGCAGCGGAATCGCCTGTTGAATAATCCGAGCCAAATAAAAATCCATTAATCTGATCTGGAAATAAACAAATGATTGCTGTTAACGGATAAAGCAAGAGGTTGTTGTAACGGATGCAACTCGTACCACGCCGCTTGCTTTCTTCAACATCCTGCGATCTCTCTGCAACAAAGGGCAGTGTAACTATCATGAACGCCCATGTGATGATTCCGATAAAGCCGGTAATGCGAAAACCGTTTGCTAGATAACCTACGGCCAATACGGAACTGGAACCTACCATCATGACGAGAAAAGGCTGCTGAAACGCCTTCGCAATATTGCCAGCCCAGGAAGGCAGCCCGTATGCCAGCATGCTTTTGATCTCCTGAATCGGAAGCGGACCGAACCATCGAGGTTTATGCACACGTTCAACTTTGATGCAAATAAAAGAGGCTGTCAGGAGTGCCCCTACGCCCATCCAAAGTGAAATGTTTTCAAGCAAATTAATGCCGCCACGAGGCAAAAGCACGCCAAGTACCGTACCGATCGTGGACAGTGCCGTCGTGATAACCATAAAGAATGCTTGCGTTCCGAAATCTCGGTTTCCTGAGAAGGAAGCAACGCCAATGTTTAGAATCGAGTTGAAAAAAAACATGATCGAGCTCAGCATCAATGCCCCTCGAAGCTCTGTCAAATGGTAGTAGTTCGCTAATAGCGGAGCTAAGGCGCAGAGCAGTAATCCAATAAAGAGGCTGAAAAGGGTGCTGCCTGTTAAGGCGACACGGAAATTCGTTTGAACCGCTTCCAGAGGTTTTCGCGAAAACGCATAAATTAAGGAAGAGTTGAAGCCGAAATTGAGAAAAAGCGAGATCATACCGAAAATTTGCAGCAATAGGTTGACCTCGCCAAACCGATCGGGATCGTTGAGCTCCCGGGCGAGTATGATACTGCCTACGGTTTGCAACATTTGATTGATAAAGAGTCCGAGACCGATGATGGAAACATTTCGAAGTAAAAAACGCTGTGTCTCTGTTAAATTGAAACGCTGTGTACGCATGGGGACGTCCCCTTTTCCATGGATTAGGTCTAACGCTGAGATATCCAAAGCGTATCAAACACCTTATTGCATGACAAACCAAGAATTTGAAGGAAAACGGAGAAAAATAAAGATATTCATTGCATTTGACGGGCTGCTAATTCCTGTAAGAGAAATATGGGCATTGCGTAAGTAAAAAAAGGAAGGAGATTCAGTTGGCACACTATTGCTGATGTGATGAATAGACGTTTTCCTGAAGAAAAACATTCTTTTACGATGCTAGAACTATTAAATGAATCTCGTAGAAATGCTTTTATTAGAGTATAAATCACTGATTTTGACGTCCCATATCTTGGTATAATTTCAGGTCCAAAGGCAAAAACTATATTGGATTTGAAGAATCAACCATACCTTAATAATGGAGGGATTTTATGAGTAACAGCTTAGATGCAATTAAAGCCGATCAAGCAAACTTTCTGGACAAAACTGAGGATGAAGTAAAAGAGGTTGCTGCCACAACTGATGTGAATGAAGCTGTAGAAGCCGTCACAGCTCATATTAACAAATACGATGAGCAAGAAGATGAGACAACTTAATAAAGACATTGATATCTCGGCTTAATGAACTTCAGGGCTTTATTATTGATTTGCTGTTAGGAGATCCAACAGAATCCGTAGTTAAACTAACGATAAACTATAGTTGAGGGGCTATCTTCGCGGCAGCTCCTCTTTTCTTTATTTATGAAGTATGTTTCCTTTTAAATGTTAGTTACCTTGTTATTTTTTCAATTCAACTTGTGTATGTAATTAATAATTGGTAGATGATAAATGTCTATAATCACCTAAAAGCTTTCTCGGATCGCTATAAATCATTAAGCCGACGGGGAAACGAGTTCAATAAAACAGCGGCAGTTCAGACTTATTTTCTCAGTCCATGGCTGCCGCTGTTTCTTATATTTGGGTCAGTCTAATACTTATTTTACGAAGTCTGACAGATTGTAATTCGAAAAGAAGAGTGGAATCATCACATCCAGACTACAAATACGTAATTTTTCTTGAACATCAGGCACGTTTTAATAGCCGAATTAATTCCGGCATGCGGATCTTTAAGCCTTGCTTTTAAATCAGCCAGCTCATCCATGACGAAGACGATGCGCTTCCCACTCCACTCTTGCGAGCCGTTCCGTTCCATGCTCGTATAGCACCGGTTCATTTCTGCCTCGACTATATCTGCTATACTGGCCACGTCATCAAGTGTCGTTGCGAACCCTTTCGTTATCGCCAGGTCTTTAAAGTATTTATTAGAGTTTGAAAAAAGGATAATTGTCCATTCCGACCGAACTATTTAGTAAGGTTAAAGGCTAGTTGACAGAGTGAATGGAGGAAAAAGATGTTTAGCTTATCCAGGCTTCCCAAAAATGCGCGCGGCTGTCTTCTGTACGAGCCGCTGTTTCTAATCCCGTATAGCATGTTCAGCACGTATGCTACTATTTATATGTTTGAAATGGGGATGAGCGAGACGACAATCGGCTGGGTCACCACGCTGACCCTGCTTGTGCAGGTATTCTCATCCTTCATCAGCGGCTATCTGACTGACAGGCTCGGCAGGAAATGGGCGCTACTTTATTTTGACCTGCTCAGTTGGACGGTCGGCACCCTGCTATGGGCGGTATCGCAAAATATTTGGTTTTTTATCGTCGCGGCCGTCGTGAACGGTTTTCAGCGGGTTCCGCATACCGCATTCTACTGCTTACTTGTGGAGGATACCGATCCAAAGGACCGGACCTTCGTCTTCTCCGTTCTTCAGTTCGTCGCCATGCTTGGCGGCTTGTTCGCTCCGCTCGGCGGACTGCTCGTCGCGCATTACGGCCTGATTCCCGGCATGCGGATCATGTATGTGCTCGCCTGCGTATGCATGACGATTCAATTCGTCGGACGGCATTTTGCCACCCGCGAGACGGAGATCGGACTTCGTAAAATGGTGGAAACCCGCAGCGTAGGTTTTATAGCCGGGCTGCGTGAGTACAAAGGGGTTATCCGCGGCATGGGGGAGAATAAGTCGCTGCTGATGATTTTCGGCGTCTATATTCTGTTCCAGTTCCAGCTTACGATGAAAGGCACCTACTTGTCGCTCTTTCTAGTGGATGATCTTAAGCTGGACAGTGGTCTTGTGTCTATATTCCCGGCCATAACTTCTATTATTATGCTCCTCTCGATGTGGCTGCTGCTGCCCCAGCTGAGCGATAACAGACTTCACTCGGTCATGCTGTGGGGCTTCTTCATTTCGCTGGTGTCCAATCTACTGCTGATCCTCCCGCTCCCCGGGATGATGTTCTGGCTGATCGTCAGCACCGTTCTCGCCGCGGCGGGTACGATGATGACGTATCCGTATTTGGAAGCGGCGGTCGCGAACGCCATTGACGACGAAAACCGCGCAAGCGTATTTGCCATGCTGTCTGTACTGATTCTGCTTGTCGTATCACCGTCCGGCATTATTGGGGGATGGGCTTACCGCCTCGATCCTTCCTTGCCGTTCCTATTAATTGTTCTATCGTTCGCGGCAAGTATGGTGCTGCTGGTGCTGTATAAAAGGAGCGCCGGTCGTGAAAAGACGAAGGTTGCCTGATTGAGGTTTAGAAGCGTCAGGCAGTCGGCCTGTGTTTTTTATTTTTTTAACAGTGAGGAGAGATCTTGAAATGAGCGAACAACTGTTTAAAATAAACGGAATCGAACTTTGTGCAGAAAGCTTCGGCAACCCGGAACACCCGACAATATTACTGATCATGGGTGCTCAAGCGTCCATGGTTTGGTGGGAAAAAGACTTCTGCCGACGTCTAGCAGCCAAAGGACGCTTTATCATTCGCTACGATAATCGTGATGTCGGTCGGTCCGTCACCTACGAACCCGGCTATCCTGAATACACCTTTGAAGATATGACTGACGATGCTATCCATATCCTCGATCATTTTGGAATCGCACAAGCCCATATTGTAGGCATCTCTATGGGCGGCATGCTGACTCAAATCCTGGCTTTGCGACATCCAGAAAGAGTTTTGACCGTTTCGCTACTCTCTACATCGAATTTCGCCCCAGACCTCCCACCGATGGAAGATAAGGTGATGGATTATTTCTCCAATGCGGCGGCGACAGATTGGACGAATGATGCAGTGGTCATTGCTTTTACGGTTGGCAAATGGAAAGTTCTCGCGGGTTCGAAGCATACGATTGATGAGAAAAGAATCTATGATTTAGCTTCAGAAGAAGTCAAAAGAAGCCGTAATATGGCGAGCATGAACAATCACGGCATGGTGACGGGGGGAGAATTCTATTTGGTAAGAACAGGCGACATCGACGTCCCCGCTCTGGTTATTCACGGTACTGAGGATCCGATTATACCTTATGAACATGGAGTCGCTCTTGCCTGCGCTATACCCGAAGCGGTTTTATTACCCTTAGAAGGGACTGGTCATGAGCTTCACCATGAAGACTGGGATACCATCATTGACGCGATTTTCAATCACACCCAGTTGGAGATGAATAACCATGAATAACCTGCTCTATTATTTAACCTTTGCGTCCGCAATGGGATCCGGCTTGCTTGCTGGCATATTTTTTACCTTCTCGGCATTCATAATGACCTCGATAGCCCGGCTTCCGGCAGAGCAAGGCATATCTGCCATGCAGTCCATCAATACCACTATCTTACAATCGTTGTTTATCTTGGTCTTCATGGGCACAACCTTTCTAAGCATCATCCTGGGAATAGCATCATCCATCAAATTAGGTACGGTTGGAGCAGCATATGTGCTTACAGGCAGTCTGCTCATTTTCGTCGGCGCATTTCTGGTGACAATCGTATTTAACGTACCCCTAAAACGATACCTTAGCCTCTGTGACTTCAGGGAATCCCGAGGGAACTCGAGTGTGGAGAGAATATCTTGCCGGTTGGATGCCCTGGAATCATGTACGAACGATAGCTTCAATCGCTGCTCTGGCTTGTTTTATCATCGCTCTTCGCAAATGGTAGGCTCTATGTTGAATTTCTCTGCCTAAAATTACACACCCGTCAGTTGGAGAGAGATTCAACTAACGCGGAACGTTTGTTCAGTCAACAACAAACTATAGCTTAATAAACATAAGGAGAAGGCTGCCGACAGGAATGGATCGGCAGCCTTCTCAGTTAACAGGCAGGCTAACATGGTGGAAAATGCCATATCGAAGATGAGTGGGGGTGACAGAATGAGCGAATATATTCGGGAATTACGTTCATTAGTTGGAACAATACCTTTAATTCTAGTTGGTGCAGTTGTTATCATTCAAAACGATAACCACCAAATTCTTTTGCAACATCGTAAAGATAGTAATTGGGGATTACCAGGCGGTCTTATGGAGCCAGGGGAGTCATTGGAGGAAACAGCAACTAGGGAAGTATACGAGGAAACTGGGTTAACCTTAAATCGTTTAACCTTGTTGGAGTTATTTTCTGGTCCAGATCTTTATTTAAAACTAAAAAATGGAGACGAACTTTATTCAGTAACAGCACTGTATCTTTGCAATGATTACAAAGGAGAATTGGTGAGCGATTCATCCGAATCACATGAGGTAAGTTTTTGTGATGTGGACGATCTTCCGAGTTTAAATCCTGCAAATACTATTTACCTCGCAAAGTATTTAGAATCTGATTTACTTCGTAAAAGGTAAACGAATGAATGGACTGCTTTTTATTACATCCTGTTGATGGCCAAAAATTGTGAGAAGAAACGGGCAGCAGGATAGTTTGGTACTTACTTGAACTTTACCAAGCATTTCGAACAGCCATTTAGTAATATAAGCATATAAAGTCAACCGCAAGAAAGTTTGAAGCAAAGGGGGATTAAATTGAATAACGTAGATACTGCGGTTTTAAATAATATTGTTTGGTGTGGGATTGTTTGTGAGTTGCATGGACTTACTCAAATTTCAAGTGAGCGTGTATGGGGACTGCTTTCTAAAGCACCCGAACTATACCCCGATATCATTACTTCAAGCAGTCATGCAACGAGTGAAGAAGTGATAAATTTTATAGGTAATAGAGAAATATTCAGTATAAAAGATAGTTTTGCTAATCTTAATATAGTGCCATTTGGTTTTAAAGTATTATTTGAGGCGAAATGGATTTGTCATTCACCGGTTGCCGATGTTGATTACGTTCAAACGGAATGGACCGTTGTTTCGTCAGAGAAAGATTTAGCAAAGTGGGCCTTTGCAAGCGGATTGCAAAAAGTGATAAAAGCAAAACTATTAGATCAAAAAGATGTGAAAATCTTTATGCACGAGGTAAATGGTGAATTATCAGGATTCATAGCTAACTTGAGTGCTAATGCTGTGGGGATATCCAATGTATTTTCAAATAGTAATAAAATTATTTGGTCAGATATTGTTCCAATTGTTTCTACCTATTTCCCTGGGATACCGATGGTGGGTTATGAAAACGGCGATGATCTAACATCAGCACTCTTATCTGGATGGACACCAATAGGTCCACTTCGAGTATGGATTAAATCAAATGATTGTGAAAAGCAATTGCTACGGCCAGCCTGTATGTGACCCTCATATAAGCACAGAAAAGAGCCCAATTTCATTGGGCTCTTTTGAATTTTCGCGTAACTAGCTGCAGCGGACCTGATCAGAGCGAGTCATTTGCACATCACTGACCTAAATGGCCGTCTTCGACGGCTGCTATAACTCTCATTAACTTTTAGTATCCCTTTATGACCTAACTAAACCAGACAAATGTCTGGCAGCTTGGTCAGCATCTTTGTAGGCTTCTTCTATTACGATTTCCCGATTTCTAATGGCAGTACCTTGAGCTCTAATAATTTGATAATCTTCAATCCCTAAAAAATTGAACATGGATTTCAGATATTTGTGTGAGTATTCAACCTCTGTATACCAATCGTTATTTGTATAAATTGAGCCGCTTCCCTGAATAACTAAGAGGCTTCTGCCGTCATTTAATAAGCCTACGGAGCCATTTTCGGTAAATTTATAGGTCTCACGAGGAATAATGATGTTATCTATTGCTTAAGAAGTTCAACTGTCCGATCTAATACTAGTTGATCTTCATTGCTAAGTGGTTCTCCTTTTGTTAGTCTTTCTCTTGCATTTAATAGTGTCCGATCTACCATGGGAATATGAATATCGTATAAATTGATCTATTCAATAGTTTCCATTGGGTTTAGTTCCTTATACGTTTTTAAAAATTTATTCAAAACCAGTAATGTATAAGAGTCTATTGAATCCACTTTCGGATGGGCATTAATAATAAGTGTTTTGGTCATAGTAATATCTCCTAATGGGTGAAGGTATGTACAGATTTGACATTTTTTTTTATATCTTAATATAAATATTAACTAAAGTTCGTTCTAAGGAGTAGGTTTTTCATGCAGTATAGTATTGGTGTTGAATATGCACTGCACTGCCTTGTATATTTAATCGAAGTTCCACCAGATTCCAGCATTGGTATAAAAGAACTTTCCGCTTTTCAAGGAATTTCTGAAACGTACCTCTCTAAGATGTTTGGCAAATTAACAAAGGCTGGCATCGTTAAATCCATTCCTGGTGTTAAGGGCGGTTATAGTTTGTCCAAATCTCCAGAAGAAATTTCATTTTTGGACGTAATCGATGCAATTGAAGGCACAAATCCTATTTTTCAATGCAAAAACATAATTGCAAACGGCATTCTGTACCAAGATAAAGAGTGTACGTCTTGTACAGCAGATACGCCTCCTTGCACGATAAATTTAGTTATGCTAGAGGCAGAAGAACACATGAGGTCGTTTCTGCGAAGCAAGACGCTAAAATGGCTGAATGAGGATTTGGAGCGCGTCCTGCCAAGACAAATACGCAACGATACACGAAAATATTTTTCAGCGCCAAAGTAGTTGGTTATTAATCACGTACTCAGATGAAGACATCGTATATGTGAAACATCCTAATAAATTGATTGGATGGGCTACTCAAAGAAAACAAAAAAACGGGCTTCTTGTATTTTTTTATCGGCTGTTCCTGCAGTTGGATGATAAAT is drawn from Paenibacillus sp. V4I7 and contains these coding sequences:
- a CDS encoding oligosaccharide flippase family protein is translated as MRTQRFNLTETQRFLLRNVSIIGLGLFINQMLQTVGSIILARELNDPDRFGEVNLLLQIFGMISLFLNFGFNSSLIYAFSRKPLEAVQTNFRVALTGSTLFSLFIGLLLCALAPLLANYYHLTELRGALMLSSIMFFFNSILNIGVASFSGNRDFGTQAFFMVITTALSTIGTVLGVLLPRGGINLLENISLWMGVGALLTASFICIKVERVHKPRWFGPLPIQEIKSMLAYGLPSWAGNIAKAFQQPFLVMMVGSSSVLAVGYLANGFRITGFIGIITWAFMIVTLPFVAERSQDVEESKRRGTSCIRYNNLLLYPLTAIICLFPDQINGFLFGSDYSTGDSAAYIRLMALGVLFSSVGRLGGSIMAGIGKTKSTFWVMIAAGIFVVIFVPMVASSSPVLAVWIYTGGWAVSALTMIGFYYYEKFSLNWWKAYGEPLLPTLVMIAIMVAGRFANSWFPLFVCVGLLALISFTIRIEKNPKPRVNAA
- a CDS encoding Rrf2 family transcriptional regulator, encoding MQYSIGVEYALHCLVYLIEVPPDSSIGIKELSAFQGISETYLSKMFGKLTKAGIVKSIPGVKGGYSLSKSPEEISFLDVIDAIEGTNPIFQCKNIIANGILYQDKECTSCTADTPPCTINLVMLEAEEHMRSFLRSKTLKWLNEDLERVLPRQIRNDTRKYFSAPK
- a CDS encoding alpha/beta fold hydrolase; this translates as MSEQLFKINGIELCAESFGNPEHPTILLIMGAQASMVWWEKDFCRRLAAKGRFIIRYDNRDVGRSVTYEPGYPEYTFEDMTDDAIHILDHFGIAQAHIVGISMGGMLTQILALRHPERVLTVSLLSTSNFAPDLPPMEDKVMDYFSNAAATDWTNDAVVIAFTVGKWKVLAGSKHTIDEKRIYDLASEEVKRSRNMASMNNHGMVTGGEFYLVRTGDIDVPALVIHGTEDPIIPYEHGVALACAIPEAVLLPLEGTGHELHHEDWDTIIDAIFNHTQLEMNNHE
- a CDS encoding MFS transporter produces the protein MFSLSRLPKNARGCLLYEPLFLIPYSMFSTYATIYMFEMGMSETTIGWVTTLTLLVQVFSSFISGYLTDRLGRKWALLYFDLLSWTVGTLLWAVSQNIWFFIVAAVVNGFQRVPHTAFYCLLVEDTDPKDRTFVFSVLQFVAMLGGLFAPLGGLLVAHYGLIPGMRIMYVLACVCMTIQFVGRHFATRETEIGLRKMVETRSVGFIAGLREYKGVIRGMGENKSLLMIFGVYILFQFQLTMKGTYLSLFLVDDLKLDSGLVSIFPAITSIIMLLSMWLLLPQLSDNRLHSVMLWGFFISLVSNLLLILPLPGMMFWLIVSTVLAAAGTMMTYPYLEAAVANAIDDENRASVFAMLSVLILLVVSPSGIIGGWAYRLDPSLPFLLIVLSFAASMVLLVLYKRSAGREKTKVA
- a CDS encoding NUDIX hydrolase gives rise to the protein MSEYIRELRSLVGTIPLILVGAVVIIQNDNHQILLQHRKDSNWGLPGGLMEPGESLEETATREVYEETGLTLNRLTLLELFSGPDLYLKLKNGDELYSVTALYLCNDYKGELVSDSSESHEVSFCDVDDLPSLNPANTIYLAKYLESDLLRKR
- a CDS encoding DUF1772 domain-containing protein, coding for MNNLLYYLTFASAMGSGLLAGIFFTFSAFIMTSIARLPAEQGISAMQSINTTILQSLFILVFMGTTFLSIILGIASSIKLGTVGAAYVLTGSLLIFVGAFLVTIVFNVPLKRYLSLCDFRESRGNSSVERISCRLDALESCTNDSFNRCSGLFYHRSSQMVGSMLNFSA